The Bombus vancouverensis nearcticus chromosome 2, iyBomVanc1_principal, whole genome shotgun sequence genome window below encodes:
- the LOC117163222 gene encoding kunitz-type serine protease inhibitor Bt-KTI-like isoform X1 encodes MNNKFITLLLVVLCCALTVHQVSAEVPPDCTLPLVTGSCKGYFRRFGYDVEMGQCVQFIHGGCERNANNFLTLEECERSCLV; translated from the exons atgaataataaattcataacATTACTCTTGGTCGTCCTTTGCTGCGCTCTTACGGTGCATCAAGTGTCAGCCGAAGTACCACCAG ATTGTACTTTACCATTGGTGACGGGCTCATGCAAAGGTTATTTCCGGAGATTCGGATACGATGTAGAGATGGGTCAATGCGTACAATTTATACATGGAGGTTGCGAAAGAAACGCGAACAATTTCTTAACTCTGGAAGAATGTGAGCGATCATGTTTAGTTTA A
- the LOC117163222 gene encoding kunitz-type serine protease inhibitor Bt-KTI-like isoform X2, which produces MNNKFITLLLVVLCCALTVHQVSAEVPPDCTLPLVTGSCKGYFRRFGYDVEMGQCVQFIHGGCERNANNFLTLEECERSCLV; this is translated from the exons atgaataataaattcataacATTACTCTTGGTCGTCCTTTGCTGCGCTCTTACGGTGCATCAAGTGTCAGCCGAAGTACCACCAG ATTGTACTTTACCATTGGTGACGGGCTCATGCAAAGGTTATTTCCGGAGATTCGGATACGATGTAGAGATGGGTCAATGCGTACAATTTATACATGGAGGTTGCGAAAGAAACGCGAACAATTTCTTAACTCTGGAAGAATGTGAGCGATCATGTTTAGTTTAG